The genomic stretch GCCCATGGCGGCCGCCAGTGCGACGGCGCTGAGGCTGTTCAGAAAGATCTTTCTCATCTCGATATCTCCTTAGGACCGCTTGTCGCGGCCTTCGACATGCCCTGTCAGGAGATTGAACGCAGCCCCGCCTAATCTCCGTCGCGGGCCTCTTCGCGGCCGGCGGGGACCGCGCGTTCGAACGCCTTACGCGCCCGCGCCCGCAGTTCGGTCAGTTCGGTCTTCAGCGCCGCGAAGTCCTGCGCCCCCGCCGCCTCGGCCAGCCGCAGCTGAAAGACCCCTGGTTCGGCCTCGGGATCGACCCGGCCTTCGAAGGCGGCGGCCAGCAGGTGAGCCAGCCGCTGCTGAACCCGCCAAGCCTCGGCCAGGACGGGGTCGTCGTGCAAGGCATCGAGCGTCGACAGCGTAAGGGTCTCGCCGGCGACGGCGGCCTGGAGCTGGCGGTACTGGGCCGCGAACTCGGCGTCCACCTGGCCGCCGGGCGACAGTTTCAGATCCCAGAAGCCATGCGGGCGGCGCTCGCGGTCCATCAGGGCGCGCATCTTGCGGATGTCGGCGGGCACATCGACGCCAGGCCGGGGCCGCCGCAGGGCCGCCTCGATCGCGGCCGAGACTCGGTCGCCGAAAACCGGATCACTGGCCCAGACGACACGCGCGCGGGTCAGGACCATGAACTCCCAGGTCTCGGCCTCGCCGGCGTAATAGTCGTCGAAGGTGGACAGCCGCACCGAGACCGGCCCCTTGGACCCTGTGGGCCGCAAGCGCATGTCCACCTCGTACAGACCGCCCTCGGCCGTATGGGCCGACAGGGCCGCGATCAGCCGCTGGGTGAAACGCGCGTAGAAGACGTCGGCGGTCCAGCCCTTGATCTCGGACACCGTCTCGAGCGGGGCGTCATACAGGGTCATCAGGTCCAGATCGGACCCGGCCGTCATCTCGCGCGAGCCGGCCTTGCCCAGGGCCACCACCGCCACCGCGCCGGGGAAGGCGCCGCCCAGCCGTTCGGTTTCGGCCAGGGCCGCCGGAGACAGGGTGCGCATGGCGGCGTCGGCTAAGGCGGCGTAGGCGCGCCCCGCCGCCTCGGGTCCGGCGCGCCCCGTCAGGGCGTGAAGGCCGATACGGAACATCTGTTCGCGATGCAGGCGGCGCACGGCGTTCATGGCCTCTTCGAAATCCTCGGTCTCTCCCGCTTCGCGCTGGATTTGCTCGGTCAGGCCTTCCTCGTCCGACAGGTCAGCCAGAAAGCGGGCGTCAAGCACCCCGTCCAGCGCCGCCGGCTGACGCCCCAGGGTCCGGGCCAGGCGCGGCGCGAAGGCCATGACGCCCAGCACCATCTCGAACAGTTTCGGCTGGTTCAGGAACAGGGCCTGGACCTGAACCCCCGCCGCCAGGCCCGAAAAGAAGACAGCGAACCGGCGGAAGGCGTCATCGGGCGCGCCGGACCGGGCCAGGGCCTCCAGCAACCGCGGCGCCAGGCGGGTGAACAGTTCGCGGCCCCGCTCGGTCCGGGTCGCCGGGATACGGCCATGGTGCCAGCTGCGGATGGTGTCCGCGACCGATGGAGCCTCGGAAAAGCCCATGCGGCGCAGGGTCTCCAGCGTCTCGGGATCGTTCTCGACCCCGGTGAAGACCAGGCTGCCATAGCTGGAATCCAGCTCCTCGCCGCCCTCGAACAGTTCGCCATAGCGGGTGTTGACCCGCACCAGCAGGGCCTCGACATGGGCGTCGAAGGCGACAAGGTCGTCCCAGCCGGCCAGGGCGGCGACGGCCGCGCGGGCCTGGGCGTCCTCGGGCAGGCGGTGGGTCTGCTCGTCGTCCAGCATCTGGATCCGATGCTCCAGCCCGCGCAGCCCGACATAGGCGGCGGACATCTCCTGGGCGACAGGCGCGGAGATATGGCCGGCCCGGGCCAGGGCCGCCAAGGCGTCGAGGGTGCGCGTCGCGCGCAGGTCAGGGTCGCGCCCGGCTAGGATCAGCTGCTGGGTCTGGGCGTAGAATTCGATCTCGCGGATGCCGCCCCGGCCCAGTTTCAGATTGGCCCCGGCGGCGTGCAGCCCCTCGCCCGTCTTGTGGACGTGGATCTGGCGCTTGATGGCCTGGATATCGAGGACGGCGGCGTAGTCGAGGCTGCGCCGCCAGATAAAGGGGCGCATCGCCTTGACGAACCGGGCGGCGGCGCGCGGGTCGCCCAGCACCGGCCGCGCCTTGATGAAGGCCGCCCGTTCCCAGTTCTGGCCGACGCTCTCGTAATAGGCCAGGGCCATGGGGCCCGACACCACCGGCGGGGTCGAGGACG from Brevundimonas sp. SL130 encodes the following:
- a CDS encoding bifunctional [glutamine synthetase] adenylyltransferase/[glutamine synthetase]-adenylyl-L-tyrosine phosphorylase, whose protein sequence is MPDLKPQPLFESLTPAGPVADPAAADRLLETLTQAAEADGWRETLDAAWPALASVAGASPYLAGLMRRRPAHLRRLLEINPTSGLIRILAETDALDAEPDDVRAPLRVLKADLHLLTALADLGGVWDLDQVTGALSSFADAACRAALRAVAAEQRARGRLVSPPDDPRGPIPGLFGLAMGKHGANELNYSSDIDISLFFEPRLMGLALREGEEMQGFANRVGKGIASLLTERTADGYVFRVDLRLRPDPSSTPPVVSGPMALAYYESVGQNWERAAFIKARPVLGDPRAAARFVKAMRPFIWRRSLDYAAVLDIQAIKRQIHVHKTGEGLHAAGANLKLGRGGIREIEFYAQTQQLILAGRDPDLRATRTLDALAALARAGHISAPVAQEMSAAYVGLRGLEHRIQMLDDEQTHRLPEDAQARAAVAALAGWDDLVAFDAHVEALLVRVNTRYGELFEGGEELDSSYGSLVFTGVENDPETLETLRRMGFSEAPSVADTIRSWHHGRIPATRTERGRELFTRLAPRLLEALARSGAPDDAFRRFAVFFSGLAAGVQVQALFLNQPKLFEMVLGVMAFAPRLARTLGRQPAALDGVLDARFLADLSDEEGLTEQIQREAGETEDFEEAMNAVRRLHREQMFRIGLHALTGRAGPEAAGRAYAALADAAMRTLSPAALAETERLGGAFPGAVAVVALGKAGSREMTAGSDLDLMTLYDAPLETVSEIKGWTADVFYARFTQRLIAALSAHTAEGGLYEVDMRLRPTGSKGPVSVRLSTFDDYYAGEAETWEFMVLTRARVVWASDPVFGDRVSAAIEAALRRPRPGVDVPADIRKMRALMDRERRPHGFWDLKLSPGGQVDAEFAAQYRQLQAAVAGETLTLSTLDALHDDPVLAEAWRVQQRLAHLLAAAFEGRVDPEAEPGVFQLRLAEAAGAQDFAALKTELTELRARARKAFERAVPAGREEARDGD